A portion of the Desulfonatronovibrio magnus genome contains these proteins:
- a CDS encoding glycosyltransferase family protein: MPDRPATVKIKTEIGIHRSVSSAPGNFKTLSKGSVPLYLGLGPEPATVLSKNFEQKGYYLECPEFIAAMPEGWTEQIPSWLIRLQPGELSSLPLNHLKVILYTPGLKCFPWFWTNILAEIRTAANKSKSVNPAPGKVILFGEKQSLLIPELYWELGSMGFEPVLLPSAVSPENLNIFLSQTEPAFALSVNLQGMDSYGENFALLDRHSIPMAIWMVDNPFHLLTRIRGSYWTRAHIFVTDKWFIPPLQDLGAKHTCHLPLAAAPGFYMSKRPAVTDLNQQIVFVGRSSFPEHDSFFSAVQRNPELENIARDIMLKGQRPDFAWWNDKLNAPCWPGNLIRQTGLGASQSGLHWKKVCLDMLARHYPLTVFGDKGWQDIVSNRIHLRGEVDYYGPLSAIYSSARCVLNLTNMIMPGGLTQRHFDVWAAGGTLLTDKTPGLDIFPQGLASEISFSTIDEMLSKMKRTYNDEKYRAQLGRKFYRIIRAEHTYANRIATVLKHLDIQCASSSLQTK, encoded by the coding sequence ATGCCTGACCGACCAGCAACTGTAAAGATAAAAACAGAGATCGGAATCCATAGAAGCGTCAGTTCCGCTCCTGGCAACTTCAAAACCCTCTCTAAAGGCAGTGTACCCCTGTATCTTGGTCTTGGGCCCGAACCTGCCACTGTTTTATCCAAAAATTTTGAGCAAAAAGGCTACTATCTGGAGTGTCCTGAATTTATTGCAGCAATGCCTGAGGGCTGGACAGAACAAATACCTTCATGGCTCATCCGCCTGCAACCCGGCGAGCTTTCCTCGTTACCCCTGAACCATCTGAAAGTAATTCTCTACACACCCGGTTTAAAATGCTTTCCATGGTTCTGGACTAATATTCTGGCTGAAATCAGGACAGCCGCAAACAAATCCAAATCCGTCAATCCCGCTCCTGGCAAGGTCATCCTGTTTGGAGAAAAGCAATCGCTTCTCATTCCTGAACTTTATTGGGAACTGGGCAGCATGGGTTTTGAGCCTGTACTTCTGCCTTCCGCTGTTTCTCCTGAGAATTTAAACATATTTCTTAGCCAGACCGAACCAGCTTTTGCACTGAGTGTCAATCTGCAGGGTATGGATTCATATGGTGAAAACTTTGCCCTTTTAGACAGACATAGTATTCCCATGGCCATCTGGATGGTAGACAATCCCTTTCACCTGCTCACCAGGATCAGAGGCAGCTATTGGACCAGAGCCCATATTTTCGTTACTGACAAGTGGTTTATCCCACCGCTTCAAGATTTGGGAGCAAAGCACACCTGCCATTTGCCTCTCGCGGCTGCACCAGGATTCTATATGTCCAAAAGACCAGCAGTAACAGATCTCAATCAACAGATTGTGTTTGTGGGCAGAAGCTCGTTTCCTGAACACGATTCTTTTTTTTCTGCAGTGCAAAGAAATCCTGAGCTTGAAAATATCGCGAGAGACATCATGCTCAAGGGGCAACGTCCTGACTTTGCCTGGTGGAATGATAAGTTAAATGCACCCTGCTGGCCCGGCAATCTTATCAGACAAACCGGCCTGGGTGCTTCGCAAAGCGGACTGCACTGGAAAAAAGTCTGCCTTGATATGCTGGCCAGGCACTATCCCCTGACCGTGTTTGGAGATAAGGGATGGCAAGACATTGTTTCTAACAGAATCCATTTAAGGGGCGAGGTTGATTACTACGGGCCATTGTCGGCCATATACTCTTCTGCGCGCTGCGTCCTTAACCTGACTAACATGATCATGCCAGGAGGATTGACCCAGCGCCATTTTGATGTCTGGGCAGCTGGAGGAACGCTTCTGACGGACAAAACACCAGGTCTTGATATTTTTCCACAAGGCCTGGCATCTGAAATAAGCTTTTCCACAATTGATGAAATGTTAAGCAAGATGAAGAGGACATATAACGATGAGAAATACCGAGCACAACTCGGACGGAAATTTTACCGCATCATCAGAGCAGAACATACTTACGCCAACAGGATTGCTACTGTACTGAAACACCTTGACATCCAGTGTGCTTCATCCAGTCTGCAAACAAAATGA
- a CDS encoding response regulator, producing the protein MKALIVEDDLTSRMLLEKILSPFFQCHSVENGLEAVNIFREAHENQAPYDLLALDIMMPIMDGHSALMAIREIESKLQVPPGQEIKVVMTTSLSDSKSITEAFSSGQADGYITKPFSKNKVLEVLQDLHLLELP; encoded by the coding sequence ATGAAAGCACTTATTGTTGAAGACGATTTAACCAGTAGAATGCTGCTGGAAAAAATTCTTTCCCCCTTTTTTCAGTGCCATAGCGTGGAAAACGGACTGGAAGCAGTCAACATTTTTCGCGAGGCCCATGAAAACCAGGCACCCTATGACCTGTTAGCGTTAGATATCATGATGCCCATCATGGATGGACACAGCGCTCTAATGGCCATCCGTGAGATTGAAAGCAAACTCCAGGTGCCTCCTGGTCAAGAAATCAAAGTTGTCATGACCACATCCCTGTCTGACTCCAAAAGTATCACTGAAGCCTTCTCAAGTGGCCAGGCTGATGGTTACATTACCAAACCCTTTTCTAAAAATAAGGTACTGGAGGTTCTTCAGGACCTGCACCTTCTGGAGTTGCCCTGA
- a CDS encoding PAS domain-containing sensor histidine kinase encodes MKNSAIYDFSHGQQDLVLTNLFDRTYEAVAILHNSKIVYCNNYFSKVLGHSQIELTFRKLDDFVHPDDLAEFQKTLNRHHSGQGLKTRLSFRAFSLSGASIWLDSSCVPVLWNGQAACLYFFHDVSSQKRTESMLDSSIIQRKKDQASLVLKESRYKNLLGALPDIIFLLDDNGKFIDFFGKEHPLIAEQAFFLGRTVHQVLPTEIAEIAMTQIETISITGATPPFFYEIPLGNELKHYESRMAPCGPKHYLAIIRDITDIKNAEEELITAREEAESANRTKSEFLVGVLQQMQLTTQQTLNRLAALEKEIVGPEQARHVTSAMITAQSLVSVFSNLLDLSLAESGMLELDEATFTFSEIYDNIYHQLRNIAQKKDLIIESSIDESIPDQLVGDAERIQQILYNLLHNAVHFTETGSVSVEIFPVFESENGIAHILFSITDTGIGISEEVQYDLLKPFMLSENYQNSEGAGLGLSLAASLVEVMNGSICLESSPGVGTAVYVILPLREDY; translated from the coding sequence ATGAAAAACTCTGCTATTTATGACTTTTCTCACGGCCAGCAGGATTTAGTGCTGACAAATCTTTTTGACAGAACCTATGAAGCTGTTGCCATCCTTCATAATTCAAAAATTGTCTACTGCAATAATTATTTCAGCAAAGTGCTGGGCCACTCCCAGATCGAACTGACATTTAGAAAACTTGACGATTTTGTTCACCCTGACGATCTTGCTGAATTTCAGAAAACTCTGAACAGACATCATTCAGGACAAGGACTCAAAACCCGTTTATCCTTCAGAGCATTTTCCTTGTCTGGAGCATCAATCTGGCTCGATTCATCCTGTGTGCCTGTTCTCTGGAACGGTCAGGCAGCATGCCTGTATTTCTTTCACGATGTAAGCTCACAGAAAAGAACAGAAAGCATGCTTGATTCATCCATTATTCAGCGCAAAAAGGATCAGGCATCTCTTGTTCTCAAGGAATCTCGATATAAAAATCTTTTAGGTGCCCTGCCTGACATCATATTCCTGCTGGATGATAATGGTAAATTTATTGATTTTTTCGGCAAGGAACACCCATTAATCGCTGAGCAGGCTTTTTTTCTGGGCCGAACAGTCCACCAGGTTTTACCCACTGAAATCGCTGAAATTGCCATGACGCAAATTGAAACCATCTCTATCACAGGAGCAACACCACCTTTTTTTTACGAAATTCCTCTTGGAAATGAGTTAAAACACTATGAGAGCAGAATGGCCCCATGCGGTCCCAAACATTACCTGGCCATTATTCGCGATATCACTGATATTAAAAATGCTGAAGAAGAGCTAATCACAGCGAGAGAAGAGGCAGAAAGCGCCAATAGGACCAAGTCTGAATTCCTTGTGGGTGTGCTGCAGCAAATGCAGTTAACCACACAGCAAACCTTGAACAGACTCGCAGCATTGGAAAAAGAAATTGTCGGCCCCGAGCAGGCCAGGCATGTGACTTCTGCAATGATTACAGCCCAGAGCCTGGTTTCAGTGTTCAGCAATCTTCTTGACTTATCCCTGGCTGAATCAGGCATGCTGGAACTTGACGAAGCCACCTTCACTTTCTCAGAAATTTACGACAATATTTACCATCAACTAAGAAATATCGCCCAAAAAAAGGATTTGATCATAGAGAGCTCTATTGATGAGTCCATCCCTGACCAACTTGTGGGAGATGCTGAACGTATCCAGCAGATTTTATACAATTTACTGCATAATGCTGTACATTTTACAGAAACAGGGTCTGTCAGTGTTGAAATATTTCCTGTTTTTGAGTCTGAAAACGGTATTGCCCATATCCTTTTCAGCATTACTGATACTGGCATCGGCATCTCTGAAGAGGTACAGTATGACCTCTTGAAGCCCTTCATGCTGTCTGAAAACTATCAGAATTCTGAAGGAGCAGGACTTGGGCTTTCTCTTGCGGCAAGCCTGGTGGAAGTTATGAATGGAAGCATTTGCCTTGAAAGCAGCCCCGGAGTTGGCACGGCAGTCTATGTAATACTCCCGCTTAGAGAGGATTACTGA
- a CDS encoding tetratricopeptide repeat protein — translation MSQSNISRSFLHSTVADSERIVPFPGNYPQESRVAQLKKMSMLIWFRTNVVDNLLQLGVNLHQAGRLAEAGSAYEAILSFDPEHPHALHLSGALLSQTGHNNAAIKRLKQAFLFLPEDPGVLSNLAVAYKCAGRLKKAVLHYQRALCLRPDFQPALKGLYRVCVILGDMAHEKHRRREALAWYELGLKFTEDKTHLLNNKAIILQEMGCIDEALEYFRRALIESSSNPQIFSNYLLAVHNHPETRQKEYFSLAKKYDQGRSSNYQQQGLTKTYKKYPIKLGYISGDFSDHAVSTFIMPLLQMHDPQKVKVTIFSNGIMKKSDLRPLRRLNMTIHDIHHLSDHQALSLIRNQKLDLLVDLSGHTARNRLPVLARRAASKQAVWLGYFNTTGLHAMDYLLADERCCPEGSEKWYSEKIMRLPNSFFCYTPNNSGPAPSHSPCLAGKPFTFGCFNETNKLNLELIKLWAEILNRAENSRLLLKAKPLADKSVVGRYRKAFASFGISSDRLMFEGASPHKAYLKRFRDVDLCLDPFPYNGGTVTCDSLWMGVPVLSLAGEMMVSRMGFSLLHAAGLREWVCFSREEYIQKAVYMAAAPQMLERMRKNIRQTMASSPLCNGKQFMRDLLRSYCSMLGMP, via the coding sequence ATGTCCCAGTCTAACATTTCAAGATCTTTTCTACATAGCACAGTTGCTGACAGCGAGAGAATAGTCCCTTTTCCAGGAAATTATCCACAGGAAAGCAGAGTGGCCCAGCTTAAAAAAATGAGCATGCTCATCTGGTTTCGTACCAATGTTGTGGATAATCTTTTGCAGCTGGGGGTTAACCTTCATCAAGCCGGAAGGCTGGCAGAAGCAGGCAGCGCTTATGAAGCAATCTTGTCTTTTGACCCTGAGCATCCTCATGCATTGCATCTTTCAGGTGCGCTGCTCAGTCAAACCGGTCATAACAATGCCGCTATCAAACGCCTTAAACAGGCCTTTTTATTTCTTCCGGAAGATCCCGGGGTGTTGTCCAATCTGGCTGTGGCCTATAAATGTGCGGGCCGTCTGAAAAAAGCAGTACTTCATTATCAGCGGGCACTGTGTTTACGTCCTGATTTCCAGCCGGCATTAAAAGGACTATACCGAGTTTGTGTCATTCTCGGGGATATGGCCCATGAAAAACATCGACGCAGAGAAGCCCTGGCATGGTATGAGCTTGGTTTGAAATTCACAGAGGATAAGACTCATCTTCTTAACAATAAAGCCATAATTCTTCAGGAAATGGGCTGTATAGACGAGGCCCTGGAATACTTTCGCAGAGCTCTCATCGAATCCTCAAGCAATCCACAAATATTCAGCAACTACCTCCTGGCTGTACACAATCACCCTGAAACAAGGCAAAAAGAATACTTTAGTCTGGCAAAGAAGTATGATCAGGGCAGGAGCTCAAACTATCAGCAACAAGGGTTAACAAAGACTTATAAAAAATATCCCATCAAACTCGGATACATTTCTGGTGACTTCAGCGATCATGCTGTAAGTACATTTATTATGCCCCTGTTGCAAATGCACGACCCTCAAAAGGTTAAAGTAACCATTTTTTCCAACGGGATTATGAAAAAGTCTGATCTTCGTCCCTTGCGCCGCCTGAATATGACAATACATGATATTCATCACTTATCTGACCATCAGGCTTTAAGCCTGATACGCAATCAAAAGCTTGACCTCCTTGTGGATCTTTCAGGGCATACTGCCAGAAACCGTTTGCCGGTGTTAGCCAGGCGAGCGGCATCCAAGCAGGCTGTTTGGCTTGGATATTTCAATACCACGGGATTGCATGCCATGGATTATCTGCTGGCAGATGAGCGGTGTTGCCCTGAAGGCAGTGAAAAATGGTATTCAGAAAAAATTATGCGTTTGCCTAACAGTTTTTTCTGCTATACACCCAATAATTCCGGTCCTGCACCTTCTCATTCCCCATGTCTTGCTGGAAAACCATTTACATTTGGGTGTTTTAATGAAACAAATAAGTTGAACTTAGAGTTAATAAAGCTCTGGGCTGAAATACTGAATCGCGCGGAAAACTCTCGCCTTTTGCTTAAGGCCAAACCATTGGCAGACAAGAGTGTGGTCGGGCGATATCGTAAAGCCTTTGCCTCATTTGGAATTTCGTCAGATCGACTAATGTTTGAAGGTGCAAGTCCGCATAAGGCATATCTAAAAAGATTCAGGGATGTTGATCTTTGTCTGGATCCCTTTCCCTATAATGGTGGGACTGTAACCTGTGACTCCCTGTGGATGGGAGTGCCGGTTTTAAGCCTTGCCGGCGAAATGATGGTCAGTCGTATGGGTTTTTCATTGCTGCACGCAGCAGGCCTTAGAGAATGGGTTTGTTTTTCGAGAGAAGAATACATTCAAAAGGCGGTATACATGGCTGCAGCACCTCAGATGCTGGAGCGCATGAGAAAAAATATCCGACAAACCATGGCTTCCTCACCATTATGTAATGGCAAGCAATTTATGAGGGATTTGTTGCGCAGTTATTGCAGCATGCTTGGCATGCCATGA